The Candidatus Planktophila sp. genome contains a region encoding:
- a CDS encoding D-alanyl-D-alanine carboxypeptidase family protein, which translates to MKIKILSLVVVAILVGGIVGFFVGREFNPSFNTEQAPRATPTPSLSTVPTPIQLLCFDAVNGSLRSTNVASGCLENEESLGESEYLTATENPTDLNQFLKVRFLAAQAGAKKEGITLAITSGFRSYERQAFLFKSAVKKYGSEALASRWVLPPDISHHPLGLAIDVNYPDDHLSTLWLEENGYVYGLCRPYENEWWHFEGLTAPGQPCPAMISDASSTYSE; encoded by the coding sequence ATGAAAATTAAGATTCTATCTCTAGTAGTAGTAGCAATCCTGGTCGGCGGAATTGTCGGTTTCTTCGTTGGCAGAGAATTCAACCCCAGTTTTAATACTGAACAGGCTCCGCGTGCAACACCAACTCCAAGTTTGAGCACAGTGCCAACTCCAATTCAACTTCTCTGTTTTGATGCGGTTAATGGTTCGCTGCGAAGTACGAATGTTGCCTCTGGATGCTTGGAAAACGAAGAGAGCTTGGGCGAGAGTGAGTATTTAACAGCCACCGAGAATCCAACGGATCTCAATCAGTTTTTAAAAGTTCGTTTTTTGGCTGCTCAAGCTGGTGCCAAGAAGGAAGGCATTACACTCGCAATCACATCTGGATTTAGATCTTACGAACGCCAAGCTTTTCTCTTTAAATCGGCGGTGAAAAAATATGGAAGCGAAGCACTTGCATCGAGATGGGTACTCCCACCGGATATTTCCCACCATCCATTGGGCTTAGCGATAGATGTTAACTACCCCGATGATCACCTTTCAACTTTGTGGCTTGAGGAAAATGGATACGTGTATGGACTTTGTCGTCCATATGAGAACGAGTGGTGGCATTTTGAAGGTCTGACAGCGCCAGGCCAACCTTGCCCAGCAATGATTTCAGATGCATCGTCGACCTATTCTGAATAA
- a CDS encoding M20 family metallopeptidase has translation MTYQSSIHEGAQGLQPELVELRHRLHQRPEIGLHLPETQAMVLSALDGLGLEISLGKTSSSVTAVLRGAKRGKAVLLRGDMDALPIHEESGVDFSSTIDGAMHACGHDLHTAMLVGAAKLLSAHRDHLQGDVVFMFQPGEEGHDGAAHMIAEGVLDAAGVRVSSAYGIHVTSGSVPRNVFTTKSGTMMASADELHVTVRGAGGHGSMPHFAKDPIVVAAQMVGDLQTLVTRNFDIFDPIVVTVGYFHAGTKANIIPSEAKFEVTIRAFSLIAREKILREAKLLCEKIGEAYGLEVDAVAMGQYPVTINNSEHAQFVADTAIDLFGKDSYAPMEFPIAGAEDFSRVLLEVPGSYMFLGACTSDDYATAPSNHSALATFDDSVLCKGVEIHAELAMRALTREK, from the coding sequence ATGACATACCAAAGTTCAATTCATGAAGGTGCGCAAGGGCTGCAACCAGAGCTAGTGGAACTACGTCATAGATTGCACCAACGACCTGAAATCGGACTGCATCTACCAGAGACGCAGGCCATGGTGCTTTCGGCACTGGACGGACTCGGATTAGAGATCTCTTTAGGTAAAACATCCTCATCAGTGACTGCTGTACTGCGGGGTGCAAAGCGCGGTAAGGCTGTACTTCTTAGAGGTGATATGGACGCACTTCCAATTCATGAGGAGTCCGGTGTGGATTTCTCCAGCACTATCGATGGCGCGATGCATGCATGCGGACATGACTTGCATACGGCGATGCTTGTTGGGGCAGCTAAATTGCTTTCAGCACATCGCGATCATTTACAAGGCGATGTAGTTTTTATGTTTCAACCTGGCGAAGAGGGCCACGATGGCGCCGCCCACATGATTGCCGAGGGAGTTTTGGATGCCGCGGGGGTTCGAGTTTCATCGGCATATGGAATCCATGTCACTTCTGGATCAGTGCCGCGTAATGTCTTTACAACGAAATCGGGCACAATGATGGCTTCGGCCGATGAACTTCACGTTACAGTGCGCGGTGCAGGTGGTCATGGTTCAATGCCACACTTTGCTAAGGATCCAATTGTTGTGGCTGCGCAGATGGTCGGGGATTTACAGACACTTGTGACGAGAAATTTTGATATTTTTGATCCAATTGTTGTCACTGTTGGATACTTTCATGCAGGTACTAAAGCAAATATTATTCCGAGTGAGGCAAAATTCGAGGTAACAATTAGGGCGTTTTCACTCATTGCCCGTGAAAAGATACTTCGCGAAGCAAAGTTACTGTGCGAAAAAATTGGCGAGGCTTATGGCCTTGAAGTAGATGCAGTTGCCATGGGTCAGTATCCGGTGACGATAAATAATTCCGAGCACGCCCAGTTTGTAGCCGATACCGCCATTGACCTTTTTGGTAAAGATTCCTACGCACCAATGGAGTTTCCTATTGCTGGGGCCGAAGACTTTTCTAGAGTTTTACTTGAAGTTCCTGGAAGTTACATGTTCTTAGGAGCTTGTACTAGCGATGATTATGCAACGGCACCTAGTAACCACAGCGCCTTGGCTACTTTTGACGATAGCGTTTTGTGCAAAGGTGTGGAAATACATGCCGAACTTGCAATGAGGGCGCTTACCCGAGAAAAGTAG